In the genome of Mucisphaera calidilacus, one region contains:
- a CDS encoding sulfatase family protein — protein sequence MNKDHPNILYIFADDWGYGDISCLNPDSKIHTPCTDKLAEQGMTFTDAHSSSAVCTPSRYSVLTGRYCWRGPLKSSVLGGWDELLIEDDRMTVASLLRDKGYRTACIGKWHLGLGWHHNTQPPTRHNGFYEWNDDRIDVDFTKTLTKGPHTVGFDVSFIIPASLDIVPYCFIENGHVHDLPMRHVEDSPRPAEYRGGPCARGLQHETVLLEFTNRAEQFIADHARESPDKPFFLYLPLPSPHTPHVPREPFQGTSECGAYGDYVVEHDWSIGRVLETLERSGLADDTLVIVTSDNGAHIRGQGMKADMPFDFEQQYGHRSNHIYRGQKTDAWDGGHRIPYIARWPGVIEPGSTCDHPICLTDLLATVAELHGEDLPDDAGEDSLSTLPLMHQQQPGSGRQAIVHHSGGGEFAIRQGNWKLIDCPGSGGWSMPPGKVPDDAPPRQLYNLDNDIEEQHNLIGQHPDVEQRLLTLLDQYKTNNRSVDR from the coding sequence ATGAACAAAGATCATCCGAACATCCTCTACATCTTTGCCGACGACTGGGGCTATGGCGACATCTCCTGCCTCAACCCCGACTCCAAAATCCACACCCCCTGCACCGACAAGCTCGCCGAGCAGGGCATGACCTTCACCGACGCCCACAGCAGCTCGGCCGTCTGCACGCCCAGCCGGTACAGCGTCCTCACCGGAAGATACTGCTGGCGCGGACCCCTCAAGTCCAGCGTCCTCGGCGGATGGGACGAACTGCTCATCGAGGACGACCGAATGACCGTCGCCTCGCTCCTCCGCGACAAGGGCTACCGGACCGCCTGCATCGGCAAGTGGCACCTCGGACTCGGATGGCACCACAACACACAGCCCCCCACAAGACACAACGGCTTCTACGAGTGGAACGACGATCGCATCGACGTCGACTTCACCAAAACACTCACCAAGGGACCCCACACCGTCGGTTTCGACGTCTCCTTCATCATCCCCGCATCACTCGACATCGTCCCCTACTGCTTCATCGAGAACGGACACGTCCACGACCTGCCCATGCGACACGTCGAAGACTCGCCCCGACCCGCCGAGTACCGAGGCGGACCCTGCGCACGCGGACTCCAGCACGAGACCGTCCTCCTCGAGTTCACCAACCGCGCCGAACAGTTCATCGCCGACCACGCACGCGAGTCCCCCGACAAGCCCTTCTTCCTCTACCTCCCGCTCCCCTCGCCGCACACCCCCCACGTCCCCCGCGAACCCTTCCAGGGCACCAGCGAATGCGGCGCCTACGGCGACTACGTCGTCGAGCACGACTGGTCCATCGGACGCGTCCTCGAAACACTCGAACGATCCGGACTCGCCGACGACACACTCGTCATCGTCACCTCCGACAACGGTGCCCACATCCGCGGACAGGGCATGAAGGCCGACATGCCCTTCGACTTCGAGCAGCAGTACGGACATCGCTCCAACCACATCTACCGCGGACAGAAAACCGACGCGTGGGACGGCGGGCACCGAATCCCCTACATCGCTCGATGGCCAGGCGTCATCGAACCCGGATCCACCTGCGACCACCCCATCTGCCTCACCGACCTCCTCGCCACCGTCGCCGAACTCCACGGCGAAGACCTGCCCGACGACGCCGGCGAAGACAGCCTCTCCACGCTCCCGCTCATGCACCAGCAACAACCCGGCAGCGGACGACAGGCCATCGTGCACCACAGCGGAGGCGGCGAATTCGCCATCCGGCAAGGCAACTGGAAACTCATCGACTGCCCCGGCTCAGGCGGGTGGTCCATGCCCCCCGGCAAGGTCCCCGACGACGCGCCACCACGACAACTCTACAACCTCGACAACGACATCGAAGAACAACACAACCTCATCGGACAACACCCCGACGTCGAACAACGACTCCTCACGCTCCTCGATCAGTACAAGACCAACAACCGGAGCGTCGACCGCTGA
- a CDS encoding GntR family transcriptional regulator, whose product MSKARFHAVIDPNKPVSLARQVHDVLREHIEGELIGHGEQLPSMRQLSEEMSVSMAVVRQAINDLTADGYLRVDARRGVFVSKPDFKVHDIALLLPMVCSHYVTRLMKGVHDGLSGTHYRLVIEAAEANFDEQMNILSRLDRAFVSGVIIVPPPFKRYAEAIQTLRERGLPCVQSLITVDESNSAPAVVTDEFEMGRQAIALLTDAGHRQIGVLDNNTDARTSGELRLGMGSALAEIGRKLSDVPVVEGNAATLDGENPFEDGIRTAEVILERYPELTALVAVTPNRAAGALLAARRRGIRVPEDLSIVGMGGDMEGLGLMDQGITMLDRPTEAIGRRSVFLLQQLIEGDQPTYRSVQLQPVLRERGSIGAPRGSV is encoded by the coding sequence ATGTCTAAGGCTCGTTTTCACGCCGTGATTGATCCGAATAAGCCTGTTTCGCTTGCGCGACAGGTGCATGATGTGCTCCGGGAGCACATCGAGGGAGAGTTGATCGGTCACGGCGAGCAGTTGCCGAGCATGCGTCAGTTGAGCGAGGAGATGTCGGTGAGCATGGCGGTGGTTCGCCAGGCGATCAACGACCTGACGGCGGACGGTTACCTGCGTGTGGATGCCCGCCGCGGTGTTTTCGTCTCGAAACCGGACTTCAAAGTGCACGATATTGCCCTGCTGCTGCCGATGGTCTGCTCGCATTACGTGACGCGTTTAATGAAGGGCGTTCACGATGGTTTATCGGGGACGCATTACCGTCTGGTGATCGAGGCCGCGGAGGCGAATTTCGACGAGCAGATGAACATTCTGTCGCGTCTGGACCGTGCGTTTGTTTCGGGTGTGATCATCGTGCCGCCGCCTTTCAAGCGCTACGCGGAGGCGATTCAGACGTTGCGTGAGCGTGGTTTGCCCTGTGTGCAGTCGCTGATCACGGTGGACGAGAGCAACAGCGCCCCGGCGGTGGTGACGGACGAGTTTGAGATGGGTCGTCAGGCGATCGCGTTGCTGACGGACGCGGGTCATCGCCAGATCGGGGTCCTGGACAACAACACGGACGCACGGACGAGTGGCGAGCTTCGACTGGGGATGGGGTCGGCGCTGGCGGAGATTGGTCGGAAGCTGAGCGACGTGCCGGTGGTCGAGGGCAATGCCGCGACGCTGGATGGCGAGAACCCGTTTGAGGACGGGATTCGGACGGCGGAGGTGATTCTGGAGCGTTATCCGGAGTTGACGGCGTTGGTGGCGGTGACGCCGAACCGTGCGGCGGGTGCGTTGCTGGCGGCTCGTCGCAGGGGGATCCGTGTGCCGGAGGACTTGTCGATCGTGGGGATGGGCGGCGACATGGAGGGTCTTGGTCTGATGGATCAGGGGATCACGATGCTGGATCGCCCGACGGAAGCGATCGGACGGCGGTCGGTGTTTCTGCTGCAGCAGTTGATCGAGGGCGATCAGCCGACGTATCGGTCGGTGCAGTTGCAGCCTGTGTTGCGTGAGCGTGGGAGCATCGGTGCCCCGCGTGGTTCGGTTTAG